A window of the Helianthus annuus cultivar XRQ/B chromosome 4, HanXRQr2.0-SUNRISE, whole genome shotgun sequence genome harbors these coding sequences:
- the LOC110937708 gene encoding histone deacetylase complex subunit SAP18: MAARGGAEGARRGGGKPLPPSARGPPIHNKPGPRFEPVDREKTCPLLLRVFTKVGGHHSQADFAVRGKEPKDEVQIYTWMDATLRELTDLVKEVAPEARRRDALLSFAFVYPTKTSHFTVKEVGKTFSYPNARRPDDGSKALGTLSFEIGDYLDVAIL; encoded by the exons ATGGCAGCACGAGGTGGAGCAGAAGGTGCAAGAAGAGGTGGTGGAAAGCCACTTCCTCCCTCAGCAAGAGGTCCCCCTATTCACAATAAACCCGGACCCCGGTTTGAACCGGTCGATCGTGAAAAG ACTTGTCCATTGCTACTTCGAGTTTTTACCAAG GTTGGTGGTCATCATAGCCAGGCAGACTTTGCAGTGAGAGGCAAGGAGCCTAAAGATGAAGTTCAAATATACACTTGGATGGATGCTACACTTCGTGAGCTAACCGATTTG GTAAAGGAGGTAGCACCCGAAGCTAGAAGAAGAGATGCTTTGTTGTCATTTGCTTTCGTATACCCTACAAAAACCAGTCATTTTACTGTCAAAGAG GTCGGGAAAACCTTCTCATATCCTAATGCAAGACGGCCAGACGACGGCAGCAAGGCTCTTGGCACCCTTAGCTTTGAG ATCGGAGATTACCTGGATGTGGCAATTCTATAG